One segment of Eriocheir sinensis breed Jianghai 21 chromosome 69, ASM2467909v1, whole genome shotgun sequence DNA contains the following:
- the LOC126988377 gene encoding zinc finger protein 239-like has translation MSDLSMGNDSQGRTTSANTLTHTCEGPHECHECGKRFRYQSALNRHTLTHSGERPYECHECGKRFTQKSNLNTHTLTHTGETPHECEVCGKRFALKYHLNTHTLTHTGERHHECEVCEKRFTQRSHLNTHTLTHTVEKPHECHDCGKRFSTVGNLNRHNLTHTGEKPHECKVCGERFTQKSALNLHNYTHTGERPHECEVCGKRFIRKSYLKVHTHTHTGERPYECTVCGERFTQKSHLNKHSLTHTGDRPHECQQCGKKFGAKSVLEQHAFRHWPERVQM, from the coding sequence atgagtgaccTGAGTATGGGGAATGACTCCCAGGGAAGGACGACCTCAGCAAATACACTGACACACACTTGTGaaggacctcatgaatgccatgagtgtggcaaaaggtttagataCCAAAGTGCCCtgaacagacacacccttacacactctGGTGAAAGACCTTATGAATGCCATGAATGTGGTAAAAGGTTTACACAGAAGAGtaatctcaacacacacacccttacacacactggcgaAACACCTCATGAATGTGAGGTTTGTGGAAAAAGGTTTGCACTGAAgtatcacctcaacacacacactcttacacacactggtgaaagacatcatgaatgtgaagtgtgTGAAAAAAGGTTTACACAGAGGAGTCACCTCAACacgcacacccttacacacactgttgaaaaacctcatgaatgccatgactgtggcaaaaggttcagtaCAGTGGGTAACCTCAACAGACACAACCTTACACACACTGGCGAAAAACCTCATGAATGTAAAGTTTGTGGTGAAAGATTCACTCAGAAGAGTGCCCTAAACCtacacaactacacacacactggtgaaagacctcatgaatgtgaGGTTTGTGGTAAGAGATTTATTAGGAAGAGTTATCTCAAAgttcacactcatacacacactggtgaaagaccttatGAATGTACAGTTTGCGGTGAAAGATTCActcagaagagtcacctcaacaagcacagccttacacacactggtgataGACCTCATGAGTGTCAACAGTGCGggaaaaaatttggtgcaaagTCTGTATTGGAGCAGCACGCCTTCAGACActggcctgag